From a region of the Prevotella melaninogenica genome:
- a CDS encoding esterase codes for MKRFILFFACLTSISLVAAQEVLNWKDDEIVSPVVNADNSLTISLFAPNAKKVELTGNFLYAGKETPDKYADGDWSPQLMNKDTNGRWTLTTAPLKPEFYSYNLIVDGVKITDPKNIYMVRDIGNTYSVALVGGGVDGLYAVKNVPHGTVRKVWYDSPTAGLKRRMTVYTPAGYETSKRSYPVLYLLHGMGGDENAWEELGRATQILDNLIAEGKAEPMVVVMPNGNISQEAAPGEGSRGFVTAAMRYPKTMDGNFEKAFPDIIRFVEKVYRVKKDKANRAIAGLSMGGFHSIYTALNNPDAFDYIGLFSAAFNQMAKDGDNLSPIYKNIDEKFKTLCKKSPKLIWIGIGKDDFLSHDDENLRAALDKESYKYAYLKTKGGHTWRNWREYLATFAQKLFKYVK; via the coding sequence ATGAAAAGGTTTATTCTGTTTTTTGCTTGTCTTACAAGTATTTCATTAGTAGCAGCTCAGGAGGTTCTTAATTGGAAAGATGACGAGATAGTGTCTCCTGTGGTTAATGCTGATAATTCTTTAACTATCAGTCTTTTTGCACCAAATGCAAAGAAGGTTGAACTTACAGGTAATTTCCTATATGCAGGGAAGGAAACTCCAGATAAGTATGCAGATGGTGATTGGAGTCCACAGTTGATGAATAAGGATACAAATGGACGGTGGACACTGACAACTGCACCTTTAAAGCCTGAGTTTTATAGTTATAATCTCATTGTTGATGGTGTAAAGATAACAGATCCAAAGAACATATATATGGTGCGTGATATTGGTAATACATATAGTGTTGCGCTTGTTGGCGGCGGTGTAGATGGCTTGTATGCAGTAAAGAATGTACCTCATGGAACGGTTAGAAAAGTGTGGTATGATAGTCCAACCGCAGGGCTTAAACGTCGTATGACGGTTTATACGCCAGCTGGTTACGAAACAAGTAAGCGAAGCTATCCTGTTCTTTACTTACTTCATGGTATGGGAGGAGATGAGAATGCATGGGAAGAATTGGGTCGTGCCACACAAATTCTGGATAATCTTATTGCTGAGGGGAAAGCAGAACCAATGGTTGTGGTAATGCCAAATGGTAATATTTCGCAGGAAGCAGCACCAGGTGAAGGGTCTCGTGGATTTGTTACTGCTGCAATGCGATACCCTAAAACAATGGATGGAAACTTTGAAAAGGCATTTCCTGATATCATCCGGTTTGTAGAAAAGGTTTATCGTGTGAAGAAGGATAAAGCAAACAGAGCTATTGCTGGACTGTCTATGGGCGGTTTTCATTCGATTTATACTGCATTAAATAATCCTGATGCCTTTGATTATATTGGCTTATTTTCTGCTGCATTTAATCAAATGGCAAAGGATGGTGATAATCTTTCTCCTATTTATAAGAACATTGACGAGAAGTTTAAGACGTTATGTAAGAAATCTCCTAAGCTTATATGGATTGGTATTGGTAAGGATGATTTTCTCTCACACGACGATGAAAACCTCCGTGCAGCATTGGATAAAGAATCTTATAAATACGCTTATCTTAAGACGAAAGGCGGACATACTTGGCGAAACTGGAGAGAATATTTAGCAACATTTGCGCAAAAGCTTTTCAAGTATGTAAAATAA
- the trxA gene encoding thioredoxin, with amino-acid sequence MKRTATLVVAIMALTLTACKADNNPKKQDNSAMTTEQTEVNNQNEGKESKMSVTEMNIDMFQQKVMDFKNNPKTWNFKGDKPAIIDFYATWCGPCKATAPVLEEVASDYAGQIDVYKVDVDKQRELAALFGIRSIPSILFIPKAGEPTMQNGAMNKAQFEEVIKSVLLK; translated from the coding sequence ATGAAACGTACAGCAACACTTGTAGTGGCTATTATGGCATTAACACTGACAGCTTGTAAAGCAGATAACAATCCTAAAAAGCAGGATAACAGTGCAATGACTACAGAACAAACAGAAGTAAATAATCAAAATGAAGGAAAGGAAAGTAAAATGAGTGTAACAGAAATGAACATAGATATGTTCCAGCAGAAAGTAATGGATTTTAAGAATAATCCTAAGACATGGAACTTTAAGGGTGATAAACCTGCTATTATTGATTTTTATGCAACATGGTGTGGTCCATGTAAAGCAACAGCGCCAGTTCTCGAGGAAGTAGCAAGTGATTATGCAGGTCAGATTGATGTTTATAAGGTTGATGTGGACAAGCAGCGTGAGTTAGCAGCCCTCTTTGGTATTCGTTCAATCCCATCAATCCTCTTTATTCCTAAGGCAGGTGAACCTACAATGCAGAACGGAGCTATGAACAAGGCTCAGTTTGAAGAGGTTATCAAGTCTGTCTTGTTGAAGTAA
- a CDS encoding MarR family transcriptional regulator: MDNHCISKIREIFRVITAFECGLQEQIGLNINEAMLLCLLSESENPMLAGEIAEEMGLTRSNTSKVIASLEQASLIRRRACSEDGRCQRFHITKHGLEKLDHLHCDSIAVPEELKEII, encoded by the coding sequence ATGGACAATCATTGTATCAGTAAGATTCGCGAAATATTTCGTGTCATCACTGCTTTTGAATGTGGATTACAAGAGCAAATAGGCTTAAACATCAACGAAGCAATGCTGTTGTGTCTACTCTCAGAGAGTGAGAATCCTATGTTGGCTGGTGAAATAGCTGAAGAGATGGGCTTGACACGTTCGAATACTTCAAAGGTAATCGCCTCATTGGAACAGGCTTCGCTTATTCGCCGCCGTGCTTGTTCAGAGGATGGACGCTGCCAAAGGTTTCACATTACAAAACATGGTTTAGAGAAGTTAGACCATTTGCATTGTGATTCCATAGCTGTTCCAGAGGAGTTAAAAGAAATCATATAA
- a CDS encoding RapZ C-terminal domain-containing protein: MEQLLELYKNWKGSNPSNVEKLAGAGSNREYYRMFDEEGDTVIGVIGTSRDENHAFIYLAKHFEKRRLPIPHIYAVSADELCYLQSDLGNTSLFDAIRGGREAGGRYNLAEQKLLRNAIRELPNIQLRGARELDFSNCYPQPEFNQESVLFDLNYFKYCFLKATELDFHELKLEANFRMFAKDLTSEQMDSFLYRDFQARNIMLDKEGKPYFIDFQGGRKGPFYYDLASFLWQASAKYSFKLRRELVFEYYQSLKNYTEVPSKRHFVNRLSLFVLFRTLQVLGAYGFRGYFERKKHFIDSIPPAIQNLRDLLALGDDVFPYPYMMDMLKRLTLLPQFAHIEKPAANRTDGLKITEKDVYKANPLDGPATFSKYDGKGPLVVRVFSFSFKKGIPEDTSGNGGGYVFDCRSTHNPGRYEPYKKITGLDEPVIRFLEDDGEILEFLKPVYKLADHHVERYMQRGFTDLMFSFGCTGGQHRSVYSAQHLAEHLNEKYGIEVHIKHREQGIEQILKAK; this comes from the coding sequence ATGGAGCAATTATTAGAACTATATAAGAATTGGAAGGGTAGTAACCCTTCAAACGTAGAAAAGTTAGCAGGAGCAGGTAGTAACCGTGAGTATTACCGAATGTTTGACGAAGAGGGTGATACTGTCATTGGTGTTATAGGAACAAGTCGTGATGAAAATCATGCTTTTATCTACCTTGCTAAACATTTCGAGAAACGACGTTTGCCAATACCACATATCTATGCTGTATCTGCTGATGAGTTATGTTACCTACAATCCGACCTTGGTAACACGTCACTCTTTGATGCTATACGTGGTGGACGTGAGGCTGGTGGACGCTATAATCTTGCTGAGCAGAAGTTGTTACGCAATGCCATAAGAGAATTACCAAATATTCAGTTGCGTGGCGCAAGAGAACTTGATTTTTCGAATTGTTACCCACAACCAGAATTCAATCAAGAGAGTGTACTCTTTGATTTGAATTATTTTAAGTACTGCTTTCTCAAAGCAACCGAACTCGACTTCCATGAATTGAAGCTCGAAGCAAACTTCCGTATGTTTGCAAAAGATCTAACATCAGAGCAGATGGATTCCTTCCTTTATCGTGATTTCCAAGCACGAAATATTATGTTAGATAAGGAAGGGAAACCATATTTTATTGATTTCCAAGGTGGAAGAAAAGGTCCTTTTTATTATGACCTTGCTTCGTTCTTATGGCAAGCAAGTGCAAAGTATTCTTTCAAATTGCGTCGTGAATTGGTATTTGAATACTATCAGAGCCTTAAGAATTATACTGAGGTACCTTCTAAGCGTCATTTTGTTAATCGCTTATCATTGTTTGTTCTCTTCCGAACATTGCAAGTTTTAGGTGCTTATGGATTCCGTGGATACTTTGAACGTAAGAAGCATTTTATCGATTCTATTCCTCCTGCTATACAAAATCTGCGTGATCTCTTGGCATTAGGTGATGATGTTTTCCCATATCCATACATGATGGATATGTTGAAACGTCTCACATTATTACCACAGTTTGCGCATATTGAGAAGCCTGCAGCTAATAGAACAGATGGACTAAAAATAACAGAGAAAGATGTTTATAAGGCTAATCCTTTAGATGGTCCTGCTACATTCTCTAAATATGATGGTAAGGGACCATTGGTAGTGCGTGTCTTTAGTTTCTCATTTAAGAAGGGTATTCCTGAAGATACATCTGGTAATGGAGGCGGCTATGTCTTTGATTGTAGAAGTACGCATAACCCAGGTCGATACGAACCTTATAAGAAGATTACGGGTTTAGATGAGCCTGTCATCCGTTTCCTTGAAGATGATGGTGAGATACTTGAGTTCTTGAAACCTGTTTATAAGCTTGCTGACCATCATGTAGAACGTTATATGCAACGTGGCTTTACTGATTTAATGTTCTCGTTTGGTTGTACCGGTGGACAGCATCGCTCTGTTTATAGTGCACAGCATCTTGCTGAACATCTTAATGAGAAGTATGGAATAGAGGTGCATATAAAGCACAGAGAACAGGGTATTGAGCAAATATTAAAGGCGAAGTAA
- a CDS encoding HD domain-containing protein, which produces MTDAKIINDPVFGFIKVPRGLLLDIVRHPLMQRLTRIKQLGLTQEVYPGAQHTRFQHSLGAFHLMSEALISLQQKGVFVFDSEAEAVQAAILMHDIGHAPFSHVLENTLISGITHEEISLMMMDRINQDMHGALNLAISIFKDEYPKSYLHQLISSQLDMDRLDYLRRDSFFTGVTEGNIGSARIIKMLNVVDDALVVESNGIYSIENYLTSRRLMYWQVYLHKTTVGCENVLINALHRAKQLAKEGVELFASPALRYFLYNDITAETFHTDNKALDNYIALDDNDIWSAIKVWQQHEDKILSLLSSNMINRKIFKVEVREEEPTTEEINQLKQQISERYEISLADCDYLIGVNRVQKDMYNPFDDHISILYKDGTLKDITEASEILNIELLSKKICKYYLSYQRF; this is translated from the coding sequence ATGACAGACGCAAAGATAATTAATGACCCTGTTTTCGGATTTATAAAGGTGCCACGTGGATTGTTACTTGACATAGTACGCCACCCACTTATGCAGCGATTAACACGCATCAAGCAATTAGGATTAACACAAGAGGTTTATCCAGGTGCACAACACACACGTTTTCAACATTCTTTAGGTGCCTTTCATCTTATGAGTGAGGCTCTAATATCGCTACAACAAAAAGGTGTGTTTGTCTTTGATAGTGAGGCTGAAGCGGTACAAGCTGCCATCCTAATGCATGACATCGGACATGCTCCTTTTTCTCATGTGCTGGAAAACACACTGATTAGTGGTATTACACATGAAGAAATATCGCTGATGATGATGGACCGTATCAACCAAGATATGCATGGAGCACTCAACCTTGCTATTAGTATCTTTAAAGATGAATACCCCAAATCCTACCTTCATCAGCTAATTTCCAGCCAACTTGACATGGATAGGCTTGACTATCTCCGCCGTGATAGTTTCTTTACGGGAGTGACAGAAGGCAATATTGGCTCTGCACGTATTATCAAGATGCTTAACGTTGTCGATGATGCTTTGGTAGTCGAATCAAATGGTATTTATTCTATCGAGAATTATCTTACCTCACGTCGTCTTATGTATTGGCAAGTATATCTGCATAAGACAACCGTTGGATGCGAGAATGTTCTTATCAATGCTTTACATAGAGCAAAACAATTAGCAAAAGAAGGAGTTGAACTTTTTGCTTCACCTGCTCTCCGTTACTTCCTTTACAATGATATAACAGCTGAAACTTTCCACACAGACAACAAGGCGTTAGATAATTATATAGCATTGGATGACAACGATATATGGAGTGCTATTAAAGTATGGCAACAACATGAAGATAAGATACTCTCACTTCTATCTTCAAACATGATTAATCGAAAAATCTTCAAAGTAGAGGTGCGAGAAGAGGAACCAACAACAGAGGAAATCAATCAACTTAAACAACAGATTTCTGAACGATATGAGATAAGTCTCGCTGATTGTGATTACCTCATTGGAGTAAATCGGGTACAGAAAGATATGTACAATCCTTTTGATGACCATATTAGCATTCTATACAAAGACGGAACATTGAAAGATATAACTGAAGCATCAGAGATTTTGAACATTGAATTACTCTCGAAAAAAATATGTAAATATTACCTATCTTATCAACGTTTCTAA
- the lpxD gene encoding UDP-3-O-(3-hydroxymyristoyl)glucosamine N-acyltransferase, translated as MEFSAKQISQFIQGRIEGDENVTINTFAKIEEGKKGAISFLANPKYIHYLFETESSIVLIDEDIQLDKEVKPTLIRVKNARDCVAKLLQLYESMKPKKQGIDSLAFVSSKATIGKDVYIGAFAYIGDGVTLGDGCQIYPHATIMDGVQLGNNCIVYPNASIYHGCKIGNNVIFHSGCVIGADGFGFAPNPETNSYDKIPQIGIVTIEDNVEIGANTCIDRSTMGSTYVRKGVKLDNLVQIAHNNDIGENTVMSAQVGIAGSTKVGQWCMFGGQVGIAGHITIGDKVFLGAQSGVPGSLKSNQQLIGTPPMEQRPYFKSQAIFQRLPEMYKQLNALQKEIEELKKNK; from the coding sequence ATGGAATTCTCTGCGAAACAAATATCGCAATTTATACAAGGTCGTATTGAAGGTGACGAAAACGTAACCATTAATACCTTCGCCAAGATTGAAGAAGGTAAGAAAGGAGCAATTTCTTTTCTTGCAAACCCTAAATATATACACTATCTCTTTGAAACAGAGTCAAGCATTGTACTTATAGATGAAGACATTCAACTGGACAAGGAGGTAAAGCCTACTCTTATCCGTGTAAAGAATGCACGAGATTGTGTTGCTAAGTTGTTACAACTCTATGAAAGTATGAAACCTAAGAAGCAAGGCATTGATTCTCTTGCTTTTGTTTCATCGAAAGCAACAATTGGAAAGGATGTCTATATCGGTGCATTTGCATATATTGGTGATGGTGTAACTTTAGGTGACGGCTGTCAGATTTATCCTCATGCAACAATCATGGATGGTGTGCAGCTGGGAAATAATTGTATTGTCTATCCAAATGCAAGCATTTATCATGGTTGTAAGATTGGCAACAATGTTATCTTTCATTCTGGTTGTGTAATTGGTGCGGATGGTTTCGGCTTTGCACCTAATCCGGAAACTAATAGTTACGATAAAATACCTCAGATTGGTATTGTAACAATAGAAGATAACGTAGAGATTGGTGCCAACACTTGTATTGACCGCTCAACCATGGGCAGTACATACGTTCGTAAGGGAGTGAAACTTGACAACCTTGTTCAAATAGCACACAACAATGATATTGGTGAGAATACAGTAATGTCTGCTCAGGTAGGTATTGCAGGCTCAACCAAAGTTGGTCAATGGTGTATGTTTGGCGGACAGGTGGGTATAGCTGGTCATATCACTATCGGTGATAAGGTATTCCTCGGTGCACAGTCAGGTGTTCCTGGTAGCCTAAAGAGTAATCAGCAACTCATTGGAACTCCTCCTATGGAACAGCGTCCATACTTTAAGTCACAGGCTATCTTCCAGCGTTTACCAGAGATGTACAAGCAGTTGAATGCACTGCAGAAAGAAATTGAAGAATTGAAAAAGAATAAATAA
- a CDS encoding bifunctional UDP-3-O-[3-hydroxymyristoyl] N-acetylglucosamine deacetylase/3-hydroxyacyl-ACP dehydratase: METVKQKTLKGSFSLFGKGLHTGLSLTVTFNPAPENTGYKIQRIDLDGQPIIDAVAENVVDTQRGTVLAKGEARVSTIEHGMSALYAMGIDNCLIQINGPEFPILDGSATMYVDKINEVGIVDQNAPKDYYIIRKKIEIKDENGSVITILPDEQFSITAMCNFDSKFISSQFATLDDINTYATEIAPARTFVFVRDIMPLLQANLIKGGDLDNAIVIYEQQVSQEKLDQLADLLKVPRMDANNIGYIQHKPLQWDNECTRHKLLDIIGDMALIGKPIKGRIIATRPGHTVNNKFARLMRKEIRKHEIQAPMYDPNDEPLMDNIRIRELLPHRYPMQLVDKVIAMGSTSIIGIKNVTSNEPFFQGHFPQEPVMPGVLQVEAMAQCGGLLVLSQVEEPERWSTYFLKIDDVKFRQKVVPGDTLMFRVELLGPVRHGISSMKGYMFVGERVVAEATFTAQIVKNK, translated from the coding sequence ATGGAAACAGTTAAGCAGAAAACTTTAAAGGGAAGTTTTTCCCTCTTCGGAAAGGGACTTCATACAGGATTGAGTCTTACTGTAACATTCAACCCTGCCCCTGAAAATACTGGCTATAAGATACAAAGAATCGATCTTGATGGACAGCCTATTATTGATGCTGTTGCTGAGAATGTTGTTGACACACAGCGTGGAACAGTATTGGCTAAGGGTGAGGCACGTGTTAGTACGATAGAACATGGTATGTCTGCCCTTTATGCAATGGGTATTGATAACTGTCTTATACAGATTAATGGTCCAGAATTCCCTATTCTCGATGGTTCTGCAACGATGTATGTTGATAAAATCAATGAGGTTGGTATCGTTGACCAGAATGCTCCAAAGGATTACTATATCATTCGCAAGAAGATTGAGATTAAGGATGAGAATGGCTCTGTCATTACTATTCTCCCTGACGAGCAGTTCTCTATCACTGCGATGTGTAACTTTGACTCTAAGTTTATTAGCAGTCAATTTGCTACATTGGATGATATCAATACTTATGCAACTGAGATTGCTCCAGCACGTACATTCGTTTTTGTACGTGATATTATGCCACTCTTGCAGGCTAACCTGATTAAGGGTGGTGACTTGGATAATGCAATTGTTATCTATGAGCAACAGGTTTCACAAGAGAAACTTGACCAATTGGCAGACCTCTTGAAGGTGCCTCGTATGGATGCGAATAACATTGGTTATATTCAGCATAAGCCTTTACAGTGGGATAACGAGTGTACACGCCATAAGCTCCTTGATATAATCGGTGATATGGCATTGATTGGTAAACCTATCAAGGGCCGTATTATTGCGACTCGTCCAGGTCATACTGTAAACAATAAGTTTGCTCGCTTGATGCGTAAAGAAATACGTAAGCATGAGATACAAGCACCAATGTATGATCCAAATGATGAGCCATTGATGGATAACATTCGCATCCGCGAACTTTTACCACACCGCTATCCAATGCAGTTGGTTGATAAGGTCATTGCAATGGGTTCAACAAGTATCATTGGAATTAAGAATGTAACCAGCAACGAGCCATTCTTCCAAGGGCATTTTCCACAAGAGCCTGTTATGCCTGGTGTATTACAGGTAGAGGCTATGGCTCAATGTGGCGGACTCTTAGTACTTTCTCAGGTTGAAGAGCCTGAGCGTTGGTCAACTTACTTCTTGAAGATTGATGATGTCAAGTTCCGTCAGAAGGTTGTTCCTGGTGACACGCTTATGTTCCGTGTTGAACTTCTTGGCCCTGTACGTCATGGAATCAGTTCTATGAAGGGTTATATGTTTGTTGGAGAGCGTGTTGTTGCTGAGGCTACATTCACTGCCCAAATTGTAAAGAACAAGTAA
- the lpxA gene encoding acyl-ACP--UDP-N-acetylglucosamine O-acyltransferase gives MNQISPLAFVHPEAKLGDNNIIGPFCYIDKNTVIGDNNVFQNSVTIHVGARLGNNNEIFPGASISTKPQDLKFRNEETLCEIGDNNSIRENVTISRGTASKGATKIGSNNLLMECVHIAHDCVIGSGDIIGNATKFAGEVIVDDNAIISANILCHQFCHIGGYVMIQGGSRFSMDIPPYIIVGKEPARYMGINLIGLRRRGFSNELIELIHNAYRILYGTGTRAENIQKIKNELQITPEIQKIIDFVESSERGIIK, from the coding sequence ATGAACCAGATAAGCCCATTGGCCTTTGTTCATCCAGAGGCAAAACTTGGTGATAACAATATAATTGGTCCATTCTGTTATATCGATAAGAATACAGTTATCGGTGATAATAATGTATTCCAAAACAGCGTAACCATCCATGTTGGTGCACGTTTAGGCAATAACAACGAAATATTCCCAGGTGCCAGTATCTCTACAAAACCTCAAGATTTAAAGTTTAGAAATGAGGAAACACTTTGTGAGATTGGTGACAACAACTCTATTCGTGAGAATGTTACTATTTCACGTGGTACGGCTTCAAAGGGTGCAACAAAGATTGGTAGTAATAACCTACTGATGGAATGTGTACATATTGCACATGATTGTGTTATTGGTTCTGGTGACATTATTGGTAATGCAACCAAATTTGCAGGTGAAGTGATAGTTGATGATAATGCTATCATATCTGCCAATATTCTCTGTCATCAGTTCTGCCATATTGGTGGATACGTTATGATACAGGGTGGAAGCCGTTTCTCTATGGATATTCCACCATATATCATTGTAGGAAAAGAGCCTGCCCGCTATATGGGAATTAACCTCATTGGTCTTCGCCGTCGTGGCTTTTCAAATGAACTCATTGAACTTATCCACAATGCTTATCGCATCCTTTATGGAACAGGTACACGTGCCGAGAACATTCAGAAGATTAAGAACGAACTACAGATTACGCCAGAGATTCAGAAGATTATAGACTTCGTTGAATCATCTGAACGTGGTATCATTAAATAA
- the miaA gene encoding tRNA (adenosine(37)-N6)-dimethylallyltransferase MiaA has product MKNKTLIVITGPTGVGKTEATLRIAEHFNVPVINADSRQIFSEIPIGTAAPTAEQQLRVQHYFVGNHHLEDYYSASLYEQDVLNIINSQHTPISLLSGGSMMYIDAVCNGIDDIPTILPEIREKMMKRLEAEGLEQMCNLLRELDPEHWKIVDRNNPRRVIHALEICIQTGKTYTSFRSNTIKDRPFNIIKVGLNRDRDKLYNRINQRVLDMIEEGMIEEAQQVYPKRTLNSLNTVGYKELFEYLDGLTTLDEAIFKIQSNTRRYARKQLTWYKKDTAFQWFNPDNIKEILNYVHTMISNTSK; this is encoded by the coding sequence TTGAAAAACAAAACATTAATAGTCATCACTGGCCCAACAGGCGTTGGCAAGACAGAAGCCACTCTCCGTATTGCAGAGCATTTTAATGTACCTGTTATCAATGCTGACTCCCGACAAATATTCTCTGAGATTCCTATAGGAACAGCAGCACCAACGGCAGAACAGCAGCTGCGTGTACAACACTATTTTGTTGGTAATCATCATTTGGAAGATTACTATTCTGCAAGCCTATACGAACAAGATGTACTTAATATTATTAACAGCCAGCACACACCAATCTCGTTACTCTCAGGTGGTTCAATGATGTATATTGACGCTGTATGTAATGGTATTGATGATATCCCGACGATTCTTCCTGAAATACGAGAGAAAATGATGAAACGCTTAGAAGCAGAAGGATTAGAACAGATGTGTAATCTGTTACGAGAATTGGACCCTGAGCACTGGAAGATAGTTGACAGGAATAATCCACGTCGTGTTATCCATGCCCTTGAGATATGTATCCAAACTGGAAAAACATATACATCTTTCCGTTCCAATACTATTAAAGATCGTCCTTTTAATATCATCAAGGTTGGATTAAACCGTGATAGAGACAAACTCTATAATAGAATCAATCAGCGAGTATTAGACATGATTGAAGAGGGAATGATAGAAGAAGCACAACAAGTTTATCCTAAGCGAACTCTAAATTCACTCAACACGGTTGGATATAAGGAGCTATTTGAATACCTTGATGGCTTAACAACACTTGATGAAGCCATATTTAAAATACAGAGTAATACTCGAAGATACGCTCGCAAACAGCTCACATGGTATAAAAAAGATACCGCTTTTCAATGGTTTAATCCCGATAACATTAAAGAAATCTTAAATTATGTCCATACAATGATATCAAATACAAGTAAATAA